Part of the Haliotis asinina isolate JCU_RB_2024 chromosome 8, JCU_Hal_asi_v2, whole genome shotgun sequence genome is shown below.
TGCAAAGTCTGTCCATGATAAAATAAGATATTTCTTCATATTTCTAACTATACTGACTTACAGTCGACTTGACAAGTGACCTGAAAACTGTCATACAGACAGAGACAAAAAGCAAGGGTACGTGTATATTGAATGAAAGGTCAAAGCTGCCAGTGACATTCTATCTAATGATGTCTAGGAGTGGGCGTTATCAGGAGGTCATCAAACTACCTTGCTACACCTGTTACTGCGCCTCTGTGTCTTAAGTGTGACCAGTTAGTGATTGGCAGAGATAATGATAAATAGAATGACAAACATATAACCTTACTTTTTTCACATTCCTTttaatgtaaacaatattttcagtaCTAACGTGCGAAATTGTCTATATCATATGGTAATATGAACTGCcagaatatatttcatatcattcaaAGATACTCAAGGGAGAGAAAGGCATCACGTAATAGTTTCGCATCCATTTTTGTTTGCTATTTTGAATAATTCATAGACCGTTAGATCACATTACCAAGTTTTTGTCACAATCTGTCTTATTCTTATTACGTTATTAACGCATAATGCTGTATCATTGTGATTATAAGCGACACACTGAGCTATAACCTATTCACAAGTAACAGCCCTAATCAGCCCTGTTACACTGTCTAAGGTGCACCTTAACCGAGTTCTCGAACTCCAAATAACCGACCGACCCTAACTCTTCGCAGATGAGATGTGTTTATTGTATAGTGATGACACATACCTTGACCTCAACATGTTTGTTTATCCCTGAACACAATAACCTTTGTGAAGGATGGTTACACTCAGGGCGAAGTGCCGAATAAAGGACAGAACATGCTTACCCTCATGACCTGCTGTCATTTATCCAATCATGTTATCTTCAAAGCTATTTATTGTCCATTTACAGCATAAggaatttgtttctgaagaTAGTTAAGACTGTATTCATTGGATCCCAATATTACAACAATCGTCATGCCATTCTGTTGATGGAGAGTTATGTGGGTGAGTGAACCCTGTTTAAAGAAGAACATTGCATTTTGTGGTATTAAAAATTCATATGAAGTTGAGAACAAATATGGCAGACCACATTTCcaattaaaattaataaatgtaTTCCGACTGAATCGATGTTTTCTTCGGGCCTGTAAAATTAGCTCCATGATACGATAATGTTCGGCACTAATCATCAGCGCGAGATACATATGAATACTGTGACCTTTGATCAAACAAAGTCAATACCCAAATGGATAAATGTGAAGGTGCCAAAGATATCTGACCTAAGACCTTAATATAATTTATCAATTTAGGAAGCGTTTCATGGCATATGACTCGAGTAGAATTTGGTTAATAAGTTTGATAAAGTTTTCTGGAAATCAGATAAGCACCACTATTAGTGCCCGATCCGCCACGGGCCTTGTTACAGTGACTGCTATTTGGTGTGGGCCTGCAGTGGTAAATGACTTCAGACTTCTATGTATTTGTATACCAGACAAACGCGGTTGGCAAATTGGGTTCCTAGTGGTGACAGTGCTAGCTCTTTAGGTCTGATGTTCAAACAACAATTTGTTTTGTCATTATCAATCTGAATTTTGTTATCAAACATACATTTGTCATATGACAATTGTTCCCAGTGGGTTTTGACTTCTGCAAGTTCGTCTGACCTCAAACCAATAGAACTCATGAGGTACATTAGGAATATGTTGATATGAAAGTTGAATCTACGGTGCGCGATTCAATGATACAATTGTTATTCAATGGACAAAACCAAATAATGTTGGAAATGCTAACATGTTGTTTCATAAACTGCTCCACACATTATCTTCAATGTCTATTAGTGCTTAGCAATCTGGTTTCGTTATTAAGAAACATTCCGAAAAACCCATAAATCGTGCCGAAACTATTTGAAAATGTTCAAGAGTGTGGGACCACTGACTTCCTAATATTCACTGTGTTTTTCTCTGTTGGATGGAATAGTTTATGGCTTTTGTAGAAAAGCGCCATTAAACGAGAAAGGGTCcataaataactgaaaatacataaacGTGTTACCTCGACATGCATACTTTTATTTTACTGTTATTGATTGTGTTGCGGCAGTAGGGAGGTTAATGAAAAAAGCCTTCAAGTGTTCCACGTCGAGTGTTAATCAGGTGCAAAGCAAATTGGAATCCTCTGAGAATGTTTACAGAAAGTTAAAAAGACATTTTCTTTTGCTTATGAGGATTTAAAATACAGTTTTCTGTGGGGATCATTTGCTCAGACATTAAGGCTTTAGTGTTTAAATCAACAATAATAAAAGTgtttattaatattttacagTAACATCATTGTTCTTAGTTTTATATTACAACAGTGTCCTCTTTGCCAATGCTTGATGATCAACATTCCTCTTTGAGAATGGTTCAACTACCCAAAAACATCAAGTACATGTTGAGAATATTTaccaaaatatactgaacagcaaaagaaacacattttcgagaaaatgacatttctgtaaaagtaagtgtgcatgTCAATATCTTCTActttaaaaaaatgacaaaaaaaccaggattgcgtttcttttgctcttcagtataCATCACATTACCACTATACAAGCATTTCATAAATACTATGTATACCCTTTAAGTCAGCATCTCTGATCTGCGTATGGTAATACCAACAACATAAAACTACACAGATTCCAATCGGGAATACAAGTTTTTGTACCGGTTCCTGTTTCTCACATGGATATTGATCAGGCAACTGATATATATTATTTCCTAGAGGCGTGCAGAAGGTGTGATTGTAGCTGGTGATAAGTTCCCGTTCCCGGTGTAGTCACATCGCCTGGATCTGGCATAGGGATCGCTTCCGGGTTTTCCGAACCAATAGGTACGCTGTAGAGATACACATCCCGAGGGAACGTTGCCAACACGTGTGATGTTCATTACGACGCATGTTAAAAACATGAATTACACACAAAACAGCAGAGTATAAACAACGCAGTCACTCCTCAGTCGTCTTGCCACATTATATCCTCGATGAGAACTTTATTTTCAAGCAATTCCGATTTGGTGAGACACCGTATTGGGAAGATGTGGCGCGTTTGATTTCCTTCCGTCCTTCTTGAAGACACGGCATCGTtgaaagaaaatacacacgTACTTCTATTTCAATGAACATTGTGTGAATGCCACAAGAGATAAGAGCCCCTTCACTGAGATATGGACCGGTCTTTACGGTCGAAAGGGCTTTGGTTGAGGGCCTCGGTTCATGTAAAATGGATGAAGAGTACACACAATCTCAGGTATCCTAGCATGCATCCACGCATTGGACGTATGGTGATAACGGAGAGGTGACTCGCGTACACACACATGCCTCACGCATCAAGACAACGCATTCTTGTTGCCTATCACCATATTGTCTAAAATAAACTTAATagttattttgtaaataacGTCCATGTTGTCTGTATAGCGGTCTCCTAACGTTTGTTTCACGGCCTCCAAGAACGGTTGTTCCATCCACTGGAAAATAGATATTAAAGATTAGTTCATGATTACTTCATGATGGTTGGCTGCGTGCAACGTCAGCGCCATGTGCTTGTGAATATATCGCTTTGTAGTCTACTTGATCAAAAACCTCAAAACTTCCATGTAGacagaaatattaaaaataagTTCATGATTAGTTCAGGATGGTTGACTACATGCAGCATCAGCGCCATGTGCTTgtgaatatatctgtttgtcGTCTACTTGGTCAGTGATATCAAAACTTCCATACAGACAGAAATATTAAAGATAGGTTCTTGATGGTTGATTGCATGTAACGTCAGCCCCATGACTTTGTAATTATATCGATTTCTAGTCGACTTCACCAGTAACCTCAAAACTTCTTTGTGGACATGGAGTAGCATACACAAtgtacacaccacacacacacacgcccttaaatatatgcatgaagTAAGAGATACCTGCAGCATACTATTTAAGCATATACATTAGATATTTCAGTGTACAAACTTGCTGCCTGCCTCTCTACtctgtacaaaattgatgaccccTTACTGCTTCTAATGTTACATGAGATATTTGACCTTGCTGATAAGACGTGAATTATATTGTTTTCTGTCATCAGACAAATCTAACGAGCTGTTCTTCTGCACTATCCAAAAAGGTCAGAACATATTCCCATTCTATGATCCCACAAATCGTGTTATCTGCCCATCTAGCATCTTAGCAACGCACGCCAGAAGGTCCAATCAATAGGTCAAAGATCGCGAGGTCGGAAAAGTTCAAGTGACGTTTGACACCTTTGCCCATCGATCAACGTGTGCTGAGGTTGCTGACCTGTAGTGTATGGATAGCATAACTAATAAATATTCTGGCACATAACCTGACGGAGCAGTTTGAGTTGTAGATTTCCAACCATGCTAAAAGTCGTccatcctcgataatctccaggatatacgttccgataaatctccactattctctggatgcatctatggctcggACCGATGGGTTTTATTACCGGCCTTGGCTTGCCTGTTAACCAATCAGTTGTTtacactgggaagttgagcgtaccaatcacaacgGACTTTCGCTTCTTAAATTATCAAACCGATTAAACTCGACAACGTGAATGATGCAGAGATACTCTGACTTCTGACTGTATGACTTCCCTTAAAATCGGtcacactgcgaacaaaccttctcGGCTGCGACGACTACCCTTGCTGACAGTTTTAACGTCAGAGTCAGCAAGTAATAAATTCATCGGGTCTAGATGCATCCagagtatagtggagatttatcggaacgtatacccaggagatatcgaggatgaaaaTCAGACAAATGTTTGATGTGAAATGATCTTGCAGTATTTATTATAAACATTTATATGATCTTGTCAGAAGTCTTGCAGTGTGTACTTTAATTGTCTTCCTTGACGAAAGGAAGACGACACGATTATTAaaatatggttggtttgttaTTGTAATGATGCACTCAGCCATACTCCAGATATATAGCGGTGATCTGTAGATAATCTCGCTTTATGTTAATCTAAATGTcaacgtttgttttgttttgtttgtttggggtttttttgttttgttttgggggttttttttgtttttgttttttgttttgtcttgcTCTCATTGTTGTTTAACCAGGCTctcatcagcaatgttataCCTATTtggcgacgatctgtaaataatcgactctggaccagtaGATTatgtaatcaacagcatgagttgATGAGTATCGatgtacgcaattgggatacgatggaatgcgtcaaccaagtcagcgagcctgaccaccaaatcgAATCAGTCGCCTTTTACTGTAAGCATAAATTGCTAAAGACCAGTTTTATTCATGGAATGTGTATGAGTATTTGGTTCTAGCATATTTTTATTTGTCTGTGTAAAATGGTAAAAGCAGCCAGCATGCCTCCCAACTTGATCAACATGGACTTTGGAGTGTCAGCAATATTATTGAATTTCATTTGTAATGAGCCCAACAAGTTCTGATGATTTCTTTTCCAGTCTACCAGTCAGATGACTGATACCGTAAAATGATGAGCGCAGATAATCTGTTTAGCGGCGTGATGCTGTCCCCAAAGCAAAGATTTATCAATTTAAAATGGTTGGGTGACAGCTTGTTAAAAGGACTTGGCACATGGACTCATATTTGCAAGCAAGTATTGTATTTCTTCCTGACGACTCTGTCTGTAAGGACCATTTTGTAGCACCGAAAAAAGGACGCGGGCTATCAGGATATCCCCAGTTGCAAGTTTCAGAGTATGCAATTTTAATGAAACTGTGAATATTATCATGCGTAATTTCGACCAATACAGACACTGTCTAAAGACAGTGTGAATGCGATACAATATTTTTTGCGTTTTGAGCTTGTGGATGTATATTTGATGGAGACTTCACGCGTTAAATGAGCGCCAGTACAGAAATGCCAATTGCGACAGGCCTATGAGAATACGTAATACTGATAAGCATTTCGAGGCAATACCTTTTTGAAAGGCGCTTACGGAGTTCCTCTGACATACAGATGAAGCAGTCGTTTCCTAATCGTTCCAGTTATTTCATGTTCAAATTGCGAGTTACATATACACATGGAGATTGTCATTTAAGGTGATTTTACAAAGAATAGCATCAGTCACTGTAGTTAAATATCTCTCAAACGAGTCaaccgaccaagaatatctgaTGCAGTGATACAGGAGTATATGTTTAGCGATGTATGAGCCATGCATGCCTTCAAGGAAAACCTTGACGCTATTCTGTGAAATGACCATGAGAGTATTATCAAGAGACGATTATCGACAGGTTTTCTGACACATGCTGTGGTATTtagatgatgatatgatgaacatGAACAACTTGTTAATTCTATAAGCTCTAATCATTCACGTACGTACTCTCCTTGGTCATAATGTTGCGTATCACCTGCATGATAACGGCATTAgcatctgtaccgaaacgtctcaaacactgcattaagaggcgattaatgagattgggtggtcaggctcactgcaTGGGTTGACGTATCCCAAGCCAACGTATTCCCAATGAATACGGGGCGGTCGTCTGGCCTAATGGTTTAAGCGTTGGCTTCTCACGCGAAAGacaggggttcgattccccacatttgtacaacatgtgaagcccatttctggtgtccttagccggcgtaaaactaaactcaaatacttcccagctgcgtagatcgatggtcatggtgttgatcactggattgtctggttcagactcgattatttacagaccgcggccatatagcttgaatattcctgagtgcgtcGCAAAACTAAAGTCGCTCTCTCCTGTTCAGTTTGTGATGTATTCAGTTGCATATCATACTGGAGACAAaaagtgtattttttttattgatacatctGAGTTTGTGTAGTTAGGAACTGCCAGTAATGTTATTCAGACGAGTCAGCCAATCCAGATATGATGTATACGCACCACAAAGAGGTCTGGCTCAAAGCCCGGGAATCTGGTGTGTGTCCTTCCTGCTCGATGTAGAACTTCTAACGTGTAGTCGACGCTGTCCACGTTGGTGATGGCCTCGTCAAAGATCCCCATCACCACCGTCGCATGCTTTTCTAGCGTCTCATTAACGCGAAGGTCATCGTCATTGGTCAGATCACGGAAACTGCTGAACAACTGCTTCAGGTCACCATTGGCCCTGAATAACCTGTAAagcaagagacatatctcattAATATAGATATCAATATTGATTTTTCCTTCCTGATACATTCAAACACGGCCTTCGCCTCAGGGAACGTATACTCCCTGTGTGAGATGGGAGAAACAGAGACAGAGGAGAAAAGAGCGAGAGACAAGCGCAATTAGTGATGCAGTTTACGTTGTCTTTGTGTCTGTCTATCTAGATTATTATGCAAGAACAGGATAGACGTAGGGATAGTGCTACTGGGAATGGATCCAGAGGTGTATTCCTGTGCAGTAGAATTTGTATAGTTTGCTTAAGCAAAGGATTTAAAGAAATGTGTTCGTGAGGCAATTCTACCTAGCGTTCGAGTGAGAAAGTGGAAGGAATAGACTGAGGGAGAGAAAGTGTGACAGAAAGTAACAGCGAGAGAGATTGAAATacgaaacagaaaacaaaccgCCATTCTTCAAAATTCATGAATATTGGACAAAATGCCGACATATATTACGAGAGATGcgaatatatatgatttatcCCCCATCTAAATAATTGATGTTCTATAATCGAACATCCTGTACCTGACATTTTCTGTTCACCGTCTCTTTATGAATAATATACGACATCGTATCCATTTCAACATGCATGGCAAGGTAGGAAGATTCCTCAGGCAAGGTTTCAGAAAAGCGTCTACAAAAATATACTTTTGCTTGCAAGACAGACGCCCAAGGACCTTTTCGTAGCATGTTTGCAGAGCAAGGAAACGCGTCATCAAAATTTGCTTGTTAATGACATAAGACTACTTCATGTTTAATGAGGGCAATTACTGTGGTTATGTATGGAAAACTGAATAAGGGAATATGttttttacgccgcctttagcaatattccagcaatatcacgatggggacaccaaaaatgggctcaGCACAGTGTTCCCATGTgcgaaatcgaacccgggtcttcggcgtgaagagcgagtgttttaaccactagactaccctaccgcCTCCATTATGATTTCAGATTTCAGGAAATGATGAATGTACAAGAACAGACACACGCATAAGATATGTCGCATTGTGCATGTTCGTATGAATTCCATgcactttgaaacatttgcaaatgcatgaaatgaaaacagtttctAATATATTTTAACTTGGCATGTCATTGAGGTTGTAAATACTGAAGACCTGATATTCAAGTCAAGGACACACAATAGCGCCCTACATATCTACAGGAGGTAGAAGAGGAACACACCTGTTACACTTTGCCTTATCGGTGAGAGCTTTTGAGCAAATACCACTGGGTCACAGACATAACACCAGACTGTGTTACCTCTGTTTTCTGTCATGTTAAAGTTAATGTAATAACCAAGTGCCGATATTCAGTACAATAACCCATTTAGTTGTATTGGCTAAATAACCTTATGATTCCCACTAACACAAACATCCAGTATCTGTGTTATCGCAAATGAAATCACAAGAATGTGAAAAGCACTCTGACATTTGGACATATAAACACTGAATGCCAGGATGAGCGCGAGAAGCAAATCCTGCTGTAAAACGCGTGCCTATCTCCTTGAGTGATTTGGCTTTACGCTCAGTAAGTTGATTAGCTTAATTTGACCCCTGAGAGCGATGTCATTACAGGAAGATTACTAGTTCCTATGGAAAGCATCGCAGGTTATTCGTACTCAAATTTCAAGAAGTGCCCAGTTGACCCTTTAAATTAGGTCCAAATGTGTTGTTTCAGACATGCCATTTCCTGACGCAAATACCGCGTTGTTTAACCCGGCAAGGTATTTGTCATTTATCGATCAAACAGAACAGTGATCGGTTCTAGACCATTAAAAGTTTGAGCGATTTGCAAACCGAACTAGATTCTGAGAGACCTAGACTTTGGATAAATTGCCTGCCTGGTGTAAATGAAGCGAATTGACCCATATTATGCTAACTCCAAGCGATAGACATCTTGTCCCAGAAACCAGAACCTCTGCGGTGTGCTCCTTTTCTCAGTTTCTCCCTGTTGCAGGTTGACACGCAAACCACACATTTCCAAACTATAATGTGTTCGCTTTTCGTTTAGACCGTGCTTCATTTGAGAAGCAGATCATTACATTTCTCTTTCGATATCCACTGAAGAATATCCATTGCAGATGTTGATAACTGTTGACTGAAACACTCAGCGGGAACGCTCAAATCATTATTGACAGTGAGCATTCCATTTTCCATCCGCAGCTTTCATTTCCACAAAGGCGATATTCAAACTGAATTAAACCATGGATTTAAAGGTCCGATTCATCTGATAATGACTATAAAGTGTGGAACGCATTATCTCCGAGGGAAAGACACACAGGATCGGAACAACGCTATGTAAAGCGAGGAGAAAAAGAGCTGAATGACCTCAACCTTCAGAAAAGGTTAGAATCGCAGCTTCAGGACAAGTCCACAGAGCCGATCACATGAGGAGAGGGAGTCGAGCATTACGTCTAGTGGAGCGGGCAGATATTAGTGAAGAATTTCCGGTAAATGGGTTGTTATGAGTGCCAGCAACAGCTTGTGAATGCCTTGAGATGAGGGTCTGCGAGCGTTTGGGGTAATCAGTTTTACGAGAGAATAAGGAACATTGATAGACCTCATCGCACAACGAACTACGAATTTAGCGGTTATGAAACAGTGAAAGATATGTTCTTTTTGATATAAACATTTATTAATTGTGCGATTACCGCTTTGCGTACAGGAAAACAATAGAAACGACAAAACATCCAGAAGAAATCTCTACCAAATTCAGATTCGAATGTTCAGTTGTGATTTGACATTTGTCTCAGGAATATTCAGTGGTGCGATCTTGAAGATACAttaaaatgtcaataaaaatAAGTTGTGGTAGCTTGAAATTTATCACGCAAAGTTATTGGCATGTGCTCAGACAAAGAGAAAAGAACGCAATGCAATAACACCGATTGCGTGCCGTGTGCACTGGCCTTCCATCAACACACGGCCTATCAACTAACACTGTATGCTGATAATGCTTGCTTCCTATTCCAGTGTTTACTCAGTTCTCAGTGCTATCAAACATAATCTGTGAGTCCCGTGTGCCCAGTCCACAGATATCGACAACCCTGTCTGCGTTAACAACAAATGCAATCTAAATGTATTGCAGACAAAGCACAACACAGCATAAATCTAGTACATTAAACTGCAGGAGGATGATAACACATGGCAGGTCAATCAAAAATGAAACCATCAGCTGTCTGTAACCCTTGCAGAGCAAAACAATTCAATATGTAAACAAATTGATCAGTTTGGTATTTTACAGTTCTGCAGTGAACGTACGTTTCATGTGTAATCTTGAAGTAACTAAGTCATTATTACTCTTATAGCCATGCTTCATTGTTCGGTGAAGTGGTTGGACAAGAGCCACAGAACGGTTCTATTCAACGTCAAGGGTAATTCTGATAAGGGGTCGTAATATAATAATACTAAATCTTTTATGCCTGACAATATGATTTAGTATAAATTATATAAGCAATATGAATTATGATGATTTTTTGTCTGAATTACTTATACATTGTATAGCTATTGCAATATCGTAGATATTAAACGGGTCAATACCACAATCACTGCTTAACGTGGTGTCGGATTATAAGTGTCGGATTATAAATCTTTTATGCCTGACAATATGATTTATTATAAATTATATAAGCAATATGAATTATGATGATTTTTTGTCTGAGTTACTTATACATTGTATAGCTATTGCAAAATC
Proteins encoded:
- the LOC137293862 gene encoding globin-5-like, with protein sequence MGCLQSRSSPQIQREVASAPDMADGFCDPAPPAPTDPRLPLSALQVFKLKKSWKGIKRCMEATGVEMFIRLFRANGDLKQLFSSFRDLTNDDDLRVNETLEKHATVVMGIFDEAITNVDSVDYTLEVLHRAGRTHTRFPGFEPDLFVWMEQPFLEAVKQTLGDRYTDNMDVIYKITIKFILDNMVIGNKNALS